From Natrinema amylolyticum, the proteins below share one genomic window:
- a CDS encoding thiamine pyrophosphate-dependent enzyme, with protein MSAFNAIGEEREIDRDEFTPSVEPQPTWCPGCGDFGVLKSLKQALPEVGKTPEEVLTVTGIGCSGKLNSYLDTYGFHTIHGRSLPVARAAKLANTDLEVIAAGGDGDGYGIGGNHFIHTARENHDMTYIVFNNEIFGLTKGQTSPTSPKGHKSKTQPSGSAKTPIRPLSQSLTAGASYIARTAAVNPNQAKEIIAEAIEHDGFAHVDFLTQCPTWNKDARQYVPYIDVQESDDYDFDVTDRREAAEMMYETEDVLNEGTVLTGRYYVDEDRPSYQEEKSAVGELPDQPLAERYFDEDAEWERSYDLLDRHT; from the coding sequence ATGAGTGCATTCAACGCAATCGGAGAGGAACGGGAGATCGACCGGGACGAGTTCACCCCCAGCGTCGAACCGCAGCCGACCTGGTGTCCGGGCTGTGGTGACTTCGGGGTCCTGAAGTCACTGAAACAGGCCCTGCCGGAAGTCGGCAAGACCCCCGAAGAAGTGCTGACCGTCACCGGGATCGGCTGTTCCGGTAAGCTGAACAGCTATCTCGATACCTACGGGTTCCACACGATCCACGGCCGTTCGCTGCCCGTAGCCCGCGCCGCCAAACTCGCCAATACCGACCTCGAGGTCATCGCCGCGGGCGGTGACGGCGACGGCTACGGAATCGGCGGGAACCACTTCATCCACACGGCCCGGGAGAACCACGACATGACCTACATCGTGTTCAACAACGAGATCTTCGGCCTGACGAAGGGCCAGACCTCGCCCACGAGCCCGAAGGGTCACAAGTCCAAGACCCAGCCGTCGGGCAGCGCGAAGACGCCCATCCGGCCGCTCTCGCAGTCGCTGACCGCCGGCGCGAGCTACATCGCCCGCACCGCCGCGGTCAACCCGAATCAGGCGAAGGAGATCATCGCCGAGGCCATCGAACACGACGGCTTCGCCCACGTCGACTTCCTGACCCAGTGTCCGACCTGGAACAAGGACGCGCGTCAGTACGTCCCGTACATCGACGTCCAGGAGTCCGACGACTACGACTTCGACGTCACCGACCGGCGCGAGGCCGCCGAGATGATGTACGAGACCGAGGACGTCCTCAACGAGGGGACCGTTCTGACCGGCCGCTACTACGTCGACGAGGACCGGCCGTCCTACCAGGAAGAGAAATCCGCCGTCGGCGAGCTCCCGGACCAGCCGCTGGCCGAGCGCTACTTCGACGAGGACGCCGAGTGGGAACGCAGCTACGACCTGCTCGACCGACACACGTAG
- a CDS encoding 2-oxoacid:acceptor oxidoreductase subunit alpha has protein sequence MSSDELIWRIAGGSGDGIDSTSQNFAKALMRSGLDVFTHRHYPSRIRGGHTYVEIRAADREVQSRGDGYNFLLSLGDSFARNPQEEAYYGNEEIKPLSENLDDLREGGIIVYDEGLISEEDVEAIDLEARAEENDWHVFPMDLRGLAREHGREVMRNTAGVGVTAALLDMDLEHIEDLMSDAMGGDVLEANLEILHEAYETTREEYEFEHDLRAPEGSHETEQALLSGSNAIAYGAIDAGCRFIAGYPMTPWTDVFTILAQNFPDMGGVSEQVEDEIAAAALALGASHAGAKAMSGSSGGGFALMSEPLGLAEMTETPLVLVESMRAGPSTGMPTKPEQGDLEFVLYTSQGDSSRVVFAPSSIEEAYEQTRLAFEIAWDYQLPAIVIYDQKLSGENKNVDVEFFDREPKPDLGSTLTEDELAEAAHDASGKFKRFNYEDAENNVAPRSLPGQKGGRYLATGNEHSPVGHISEDPDNRVAQMTRRIEKLDSIREELNEEHESNQTYFGDDDAEYGIITWGSSHGAVHEAVERLNESGHSVKGMSVSDMMPFPETEVTEFLESVDEAMVVEMNATAQFRGLIQKELGRFGEKMTSLLKYNGNPFEPAEVVEGYEVNLADDDREPTAQVRIEPAAGD, from the coding sequence ATGAGCAGCGACGAACTTATCTGGCGAATCGCGGGCGGTTCCGGCGACGGGATCGACTCGACGAGCCAGAACTTTGCCAAGGCGCTGATGCGCTCGGGACTCGACGTGTTTACACACCGCCACTATCCGTCGCGGATCCGCGGTGGCCACACCTACGTCGAAATCCGGGCTGCAGACCGAGAGGTACAGTCACGCGGTGACGGCTACAACTTCCTGCTCTCGCTGGGCGACTCCTTCGCCCGCAACCCGCAGGAAGAGGCCTACTACGGGAACGAAGAAATCAAACCCCTCTCGGAGAACTTAGACGACCTCCGCGAGGGCGGGATCATCGTCTACGACGAGGGCCTCATCAGCGAGGAAGACGTCGAAGCGATCGATCTCGAGGCCCGCGCCGAGGAGAACGATTGGCACGTCTTCCCGATGGATCTGCGCGGACTCGCGCGGGAACACGGCCGCGAGGTCATGCGCAACACCGCCGGTGTCGGCGTGACGGCGGCGCTGCTAGACATGGACCTCGAGCACATCGAGGACCTGATGTCCGACGCCATGGGCGGCGACGTCCTCGAGGCGAACCTCGAGATCCTTCACGAGGCCTACGAGACGACCCGGGAGGAGTACGAGTTCGAGCACGACCTGCGAGCGCCCGAGGGCTCTCACGAGACCGAGCAGGCGCTGCTGTCGGGCTCGAACGCGATCGCCTACGGCGCGATCGACGCCGGCTGCCGATTCATCGCCGGCTACCCGATGACGCCGTGGACGGACGTGTTCACCATTCTCGCGCAGAACTTCCCCGACATGGGCGGTGTCTCCGAACAGGTCGAAGACGAAATTGCCGCCGCGGCGCTCGCACTCGGTGCGAGCCACGCGGGTGCGAAGGCCATGTCCGGCTCCTCCGGCGGTGGCTTCGCGCTGATGTCCGAACCGCTCGGGCTGGCGGAGATGACCGAGACGCCGCTCGTCCTCGTCGAATCGATGCGGGCCGGCCCCTCGACCGGGATGCCGACGAAACCCGAACAGGGCGACCTCGAGTTCGTCCTCTACACGAGCCAGGGCGACTCCTCTCGAGTCGTCTTCGCCCCCAGTAGTATCGAGGAGGCCTACGAGCAGACCCGACTGGCCTTCGAGATCGCCTGGGACTACCAGCTTCCGGCGATCGTCATCTACGATCAGAAGCTCTCCGGCGAGAACAAGAACGTCGACGTCGAGTTCTTCGACCGCGAGCCGAAACCGGATCTGGGCTCGACGCTGACCGAAGACGAGCTCGCCGAAGCGGCCCACGACGCGAGCGGCAAGTTCAAACGGTTCAACTACGAGGACGCCGAGAACAACGTCGCTCCGCGGTCGCTGCCCGGCCAAAAGGGCGGCCGCTACCTCGCGACCGGTAACGAGCACTCGCCCGTCGGTCACATCAGCGAAGACCCCGACAACCGCGTCGCCCAGATGACGCGGCGCATCGAGAAACTCGACTCCATCCGCGAGGAACTCAACGAGGAACACGAGTCGAATCAGACCTACTTCGGCGACGACGACGCCGAGTACGGGATCATCACGTGGGGCTCGAGTCACGGTGCTGTCCACGAGGCCGTCGAACGGCTCAACGAGAGCGGCCACTCCGTAAAGGGAATGAGCGTCTCCGACATGATGCCGTTCCCCGAGACCGAAGTGACCGAGTTCCTGGAGAGCGTCGACGAGGCGATGGTCGTCGAGATGAACGCCACCGCACAGTTCCGCGGACTGATCCAGAAGGAACTGGGCCGGTTCGGCGAGAAGATGACCAGTCTGCTGAAGTACAACGGCAACCCCTTCGAACCCGCCGAGGTCGTCGAGGGCTACGAAGTCAACCTCGCCGACGATGACCGCGAACCCACCGCACAGGTGCGAATCGAACCCGCAGCAGGTGACTGA
- a CDS encoding 2-oxo acid dehydrogenase subunit E2 encodes MSYIVRMPKLGLEMERGTLLEWTVDEGASVSEGDLLAEVESEKSVADVEAREDGVLRRTYLEVDESVPPGTPIGIVAPAESDIGELEAEATADLEANVAVEDEIELGGDERTVGSASGGSGSSARGGTEASDSKASPRARERAAELDVDLSTVEGTGYQGAITEDDVERAAAEAPTESSDPDASPRARKRAEELSVDLATVEGTGYQGAITEADVEAAAAETGGASRTLADERPFDGMRRTIAARLSESYREAVHVTVHREADAEALLAAADAADEALEADVSVQDILLRAVSATLEAHPSFNATFEDGVHNRWEEHNVGIAVDVEQGLIAPVLPDVGGKSLAEIADGRRELVDRATSGDYTMDDLQGGTFTVTNLGVLGVESFDPIINPPQVAILGVDAVAERPARGADDGLEWRRHLPFDLTFDHRVVDGADAARFLETLVERVEDPRPLLPETVAAAADRADESEAGSGDETEMPGRTVTATNPAGMRGRIEAGSFEWTYDEPESSGGTETGPTPVDVFLGGLASCLSLSTRYQANKRDASVDEIRVDADAMPAAGSVERIEATIRIDADADDETIARIVDLGERGCHVSELLREDLPLDLSWDRI; translated from the coding sequence ATGAGTTACATCGTCCGAATGCCGAAGCTCGGGCTCGAGATGGAACGCGGGACGCTCCTCGAGTGGACCGTCGACGAGGGGGCGTCGGTCTCCGAGGGCGACCTGCTCGCCGAGGTCGAGTCGGAGAAGAGCGTCGCCGACGTCGAGGCCCGCGAGGACGGGGTTCTCCGGCGGACGTATCTCGAGGTCGACGAGTCGGTGCCGCCCGGGACGCCGATCGGAATCGTCGCGCCGGCCGAGAGCGATATCGGTGAGCTCGAGGCGGAGGCGACGGCCGATCTCGAGGCCAACGTGGCAGTGGAAGACGAGATCGAACTCGGCGGAGACGAGCGGACGGTCGGCTCGGCGTCTGGCGGGAGTGGAAGCAGTGCGAGAGGGGGGACGGAGGCGAGCGATAGCAAGGCTTCCCCTCGGGCGCGAGAGCGAGCAGCGGAGCTGGACGTGGATCTCTCGACGGTCGAGGGGACCGGCTATCAGGGGGCGATCACCGAAGACGACGTCGAACGAGCGGCCGCCGAGGCTCCGACCGAGAGCAGCGATCCCGACGCGTCGCCGCGGGCGCGCAAACGCGCCGAGGAACTCAGTGTCGACCTCGCGACCGTCGAGGGAACCGGCTATCAGGGGGCGATCACCGAAGCGGACGTCGAAGCGGCCGCGGCGGAGACCGGCGGCGCGAGCCGGACCCTCGCGGACGAGCGCCCATTCGACGGAATGCGCCGGACGATCGCCGCCCGCTTGAGCGAGAGCTACCGCGAGGCCGTTCACGTGACCGTTCACCGCGAGGCCGACGCCGAGGCGCTGCTCGCCGCCGCCGACGCCGCGGACGAAGCCCTCGAGGCCGACGTCTCGGTTCAGGACATCCTCCTCCGGGCCGTCTCGGCGACTCTCGAGGCACATCCCTCGTTCAACGCCACGTTCGAGGACGGCGTTCACAACCGCTGGGAGGAACACAACGTCGGCATCGCCGTCGACGTCGAACAGGGGCTCATCGCCCCGGTGTTGCCGGACGTGGGGGGAAAGTCCCTCGCGGAGATCGCTGACGGGCGACGGGAACTCGTCGACCGCGCGACGAGCGGCGACTACACGATGGACGACCTGCAGGGCGGGACGTTCACCGTGACGAATCTCGGTGTCCTCGGCGTAGAGTCGTTCGATCCGATCATCAACCCGCCGCAGGTCGCCATTCTCGGCGTCGACGCCGTCGCGGAGCGGCCGGCCCGCGGCGCGGACGACGGACTCGAGTGGCGGCGACATCTCCCGTTCGACCTCACGTTCGACCATCGGGTCGTCGACGGTGCGGACGCCGCCCGGTTCCTCGAGACGCTCGTCGAACGCGTCGAAGACCCGCGGCCGCTCCTCCCCGAGACCGTCGCCGCCGCGGCCGACCGAGCAGACGAGAGCGAGGCCGGTAGCGGGGACGAGACGGAGATGCCGGGTCGCACCGTCACCGCCACGAACCCGGCGGGAATGCGGGGCCGCATCGAAGCCGGGTCCTTCGAGTGGACGTACGACGAACCGGAATCGAGCGGCGGCACGGAGACCGGTCCGACCCCGGTCGACGTCTTCCTCGGCGGGCTCGCATCGTGTCTCTCGCTGAGCACCAGATATCAGGCGAACAAACGCGACGCGTCGGTCGACGAGATCCGAGTCGATGCGGACGCGATGCCGGCGGCGGGGTCGGTCGAGCGGATCGAGGCGACGATCCGGATCGACGCCGACGCGGACGACGAGACCATCGCGCGGATCGTCGACCTCGGCGAACGGGGCTGTCACGTCTCGGAACTGCTCCGCGAGGACCTCCCGCTGGACCTCTCCTGGGATCGCATCTGA
- a CDS encoding NAD(+)/NADH kinase codes for MTTIGLLVNPAAGRDIRRLTGGASVVDDYAKRRVAECVLDGLTVAGDRLEVLVMPDRTGIADHAVAEAPEEIDASTLEMPVEETATDTRRAAAAFRDAVDVAVVLGGDGTTRDAALELGDVPLVAVSTGTNTVVPSAVDGTVAGAAAALVATDAVPAEAVTTRHGMVEARAETPTGERRLTGLAAVEVSAKSFVGTRALLDPSDLRGGVVSRARPGDIGLPAVAGGLESLAPDERGGVALRLADPEDASRSVRSIVAPGVTATIGVASAERLGPNDAVTFDVPDGVIGADGERELELTDATVELTPVSDGPRLVDIDAVLETGAAAGCFDMTDSLIEDE; via the coding sequence GTGACGACCATCGGTCTGCTCGTCAACCCCGCCGCGGGCCGCGACATCCGCCGCCTCACCGGCGGCGCGAGCGTCGTGGACGACTACGCGAAGCGCCGGGTCGCCGAGTGCGTTCTCGACGGCCTGACCGTCGCGGGCGATCGGCTCGAGGTCCTGGTCATGCCGGACCGGACCGGGATCGCCGATCACGCGGTCGCGGAGGCCCCCGAGGAAATCGACGCATCGACGCTCGAGATGCCGGTCGAAGAGACCGCGACCGATACTCGTCGAGCGGCGGCGGCGTTCCGCGATGCGGTCGACGTCGCGGTCGTCCTCGGCGGCGACGGGACGACCCGCGACGCCGCGCTCGAACTCGGCGACGTCCCGCTCGTCGCGGTTTCGACGGGAACGAACACCGTCGTCCCGTCGGCCGTCGACGGCACAGTCGCGGGCGCAGCGGCGGCGCTCGTCGCGACCGACGCGGTCCCGGCCGAGGCGGTGACGACGCGACACGGAATGGTCGAGGCTCGAGCCGAGACGCCGACCGGCGAGCGACGGCTGACCGGACTCGCGGCCGTGGAAGTCTCCGCGAAGTCGTTCGTCGGGACTCGCGCGCTGCTCGATCCGAGCGACCTTCGGGGCGGGGTCGTCTCGCGGGCCCGTCCCGGCGACATCGGACTGCCGGCCGTCGCGGGCGGCCTCGAGTCGCTCGCACCCGACGAACGGGGCGGCGTCGCGCTCCGACTCGCCGACCCCGAGGACGCGTCGCGGTCCGTCCGATCGATCGTCGCACCGGGAGTCACCGCGACGATCGGCGTCGCGTCGGCCGAACGGCTCGGCCCGAACGACGCCGTCACGTTCGACGTGCCGGACGGGGTCATCGGCGCTGACGGCGAACGAGAGCTCGAACTCACGGACGCGACCGTCGAACTGACGCCCGTTTCGGACGGGCCGCGACTCGTCGACATCGACGCCGTGCTCGAGACGGGCGCGGCCGCCGGCTGCTTCGACATGACCGACTCTCTCATCGAGGACGAGTGA
- a CDS encoding alpha-ketoacid dehydrogenase subunit beta: MTAQTEAELGLETETMTVREAIRQALREELERDEDVYVMGEDVGLFGGVLEVTSGLLEEFGEERIRDTPISEAGFMGAATGAAATGTRPVVELMFSDFAGVSMEQIMNQMAKMRYMFGGKADMPVTVRTTEGGGMGAASQHSGTVHSWIAHFPGLKAVVPGTPASAKGLTKAAIRSNDPVFVFENKMIYEQSGEVPTDEEFTVPLGEAAVEREGEDVTVVATQRLVGESLGAAETLEGEVSVEVIDPRSLYPLDVDTIVESVEKTGRLVVADESPLSYGTHAEIVARVQEDAFFSLDAPIQRVGTPDTHIPFSPHLEEEVLPGDDDVRAAIQRIA, from the coding sequence ATGACCGCACAGACGGAAGCGGAACTGGGACTCGAGACCGAGACGATGACCGTTCGGGAGGCGATCCGGCAGGCCCTCCGCGAGGAACTCGAGCGCGACGAGGACGTCTACGTCATGGGCGAGGACGTCGGGCTCTTCGGCGGCGTCCTCGAGGTGACCAGCGGCCTGCTCGAGGAGTTCGGCGAGGAACGGATCCGGGACACGCCGATCAGCGAGGCCGGCTTCATGGGGGCCGCGACCGGCGCGGCGGCGACTGGGACGCGGCCGGTCGTCGAACTCATGTTCTCGGACTTCGCGGGCGTCTCGATGGAACAGATCATGAACCAGATGGCGAAGATGCGCTACATGTTCGGCGGGAAGGCCGACATGCCGGTCACCGTCCGGACGACTGAGGGCGGCGGCATGGGGGCCGCCAGCCAGCACTCGGGGACGGTCCACTCCTGGATCGCGCACTTCCCGGGACTGAAGGCCGTCGTTCCGGGGACTCCCGCGAGCGCGAAGGGGCTGACGAAGGCCGCTATCCGATCGAACGACCCCGTGTTCGTCTTCGAGAACAAGATGATCTACGAGCAGTCGGGCGAGGTGCCGACCGACGAGGAGTTTACCGTCCCGCTCGGGGAGGCGGCCGTCGAACGCGAGGGCGAGGACGTCACCGTCGTCGCCACGCAGCGACTCGTCGGCGAGTCCCTCGGCGCGGCCGAGACCCTCGAGGGCGAGGTCAGCGTCGAGGTCATCGATCCGCGCTCGCTGTACCCGCTGGACGTCGATACGATCGTCGAGAGCGTCGAAAAGACCGGTCGGCTTGTCGTCGCGGACGAGAGCCCGCTCTCGTACGGTACTCACGCCGAGATCGTCGCACGCGTCCAGGAGGACGCGTTCTTCAGCCTTGACGCGCCGATCCAGCGGGTCGGGACGCCGGACACTCACATCCCGTTCAGCCCGCACCTCGAGGAAGAGGTCCTGCCCGGCGACGACGACGTCAGGGCCGCGATCCAGCGGATCGCGTAG
- a CDS encoding thiamine pyrophosphate-dependent dehydrogenase E1 component subunit alpha, producing the protein MADFDLDSADGRREALRRMVTIRAFDEEAGERFADGEIPGFVHLYIGEEAVGVGTCASLEPDDYIASTHRGHGHCIAKGLDPKYMMAELYGKAEGYCNGKGGSMHIADVDEGMLGANGIVGAGPPLATGAALTIDYRDRDQVAVGFLGDGAVAQGQIHEAINLAATWDLPAIFVVENNRYGEGTPVEKQHNVDNLSDTAQAYDIPGVTVDGMDVTAVAEAVAEARERARAGDGPTLVEAQTYRYRGHYEGDEEPYRDESEIERWKDRDAIESFRDRLIERGELTDDEFADLRSAVESTIDDAVEYAKAADPPEPSAAYEDMFADRPPELDRFAATARPDGGANGGDRR; encoded by the coding sequence ATGGCAGACTTTGACCTCGACAGCGCGGACGGCCGACGGGAGGCGTTGCGCCGGATGGTGACCATCCGGGCGTTCGACGAGGAAGCAGGGGAACGGTTCGCGGACGGAGAGATACCGGGGTTCGTCCACCTCTATATCGGAGAGGAGGCGGTCGGCGTCGGCACCTGTGCGTCGCTCGAGCCCGACGATTACATCGCGAGCACGCACCGCGGTCACGGTCACTGCATCGCGAAGGGGCTCGATCCGAAGTACATGATGGCCGAACTCTACGGCAAGGCCGAGGGCTACTGTAACGGCAAGGGCGGTTCGATGCATATCGCCGACGTCGACGAGGGAATGCTCGGCGCGAACGGGATCGTTGGTGCCGGACCGCCGCTCGCGACCGGCGCGGCGCTGACGATCGACTATCGGGACCGCGATCAGGTCGCGGTCGGCTTCCTGGGCGACGGGGCCGTCGCACAGGGCCAGATCCACGAGGCGATCAATCTCGCCGCGACGTGGGACCTGCCGGCGATCTTCGTCGTCGAGAACAACCGCTACGGGGAAGGCACCCCCGTCGAGAAACAGCACAACGTCGACAACCTGAGCGATACGGCCCAGGCGTACGACATTCCGGGGGTGACGGTCGACGGGATGGACGTCACCGCCGTCGCGGAAGCGGTCGCCGAGGCCCGAGAGCGGGCCCGCGCCGGCGACGGACCCACACTGGTAGAGGCCCAGACCTACCGCTACCGCGGCCACTACGAGGGCGACGAGGAGCCCTACCGCGACGAGTCCGAGATCGAACGCTGGAAGGACCGGGACGCGATCGAATCGTTCAGAGACCGACTGATCGAACGCGGCGAACTGACCGACGACGAGTTCGCGGACCTGCGTTCGGCGGTCGAGTCGACGATCGATGACGCGGTCGAGTACGCGAAGGCGGCGGATCCACCGGAGCCGAGCGCGGCCTACGAGGACATGTTCGCCGATCGGCCGCCGGAACTCGATCGGTTCGCCGCGACCGCGCGTCCCGACGGCGGTGCGAACGGAGGTGACCGCCGATGA
- a CDS encoding PHP domain-containing protein: protein MRDFHVHSNYSDGDFLRGMVRAAEAAGLEGVGFSDHCNVASRERPASMRSVYGFNLDLTYERRRRGIERLREDFDLEIYDAVEMDYDPRDEAAIGAFLAEADFDYAIGSVHDVDGNNVQVASHFAEMTDAERDAVVDGYFDRLVALVESELFDIAAHVDLLERTPPLRGRATAEHYRRVARAFTDSRTVPEINAGRALTDAEVVHPSAPFLTVLREHDVAVTVGTDSHHPDEIPDRAGFLAEFVAETGLEPVVPDGLER, encoded by the coding sequence ATGCGGGATTTTCACGTCCACTCGAACTACTCGGACGGCGATTTCCTCAGGGGGATGGTCCGCGCGGCCGAGGCGGCCGGTCTGGAGGGCGTCGGCTTCAGCGACCACTGTAACGTGGCCTCGCGCGAGCGGCCGGCGTCGATGCGCAGCGTCTACGGGTTCAACCTCGATCTCACCTACGAGCGCCGGCGGCGGGGGATCGAACGGCTGCGGGAGGACTTCGACCTCGAGATCTACGACGCCGTCGAGATGGACTACGATCCGCGCGACGAGGCGGCCATCGGCGCGTTCCTCGCCGAGGCGGACTTCGACTACGCGATCGGGAGCGTCCACGACGTCGACGGGAACAACGTCCAGGTCGCGTCCCACTTCGCGGAGATGACCGACGCCGAGCGCGACGCGGTCGTCGACGGCTACTTCGATCGACTCGTCGCGCTCGTCGAGTCGGAACTGTTCGATATCGCGGCCCACGTGGACCTGCTCGAGCGGACGCCGCCGCTGCGAGGCCGAGCGACGGCGGAGCACTACCGGCGAGTGGCGCGGGCGTTCACCGATTCGCGGACGGTCCCCGAGATCAACGCCGGACGAGCATTGACCGATGCTGAAGTCGTCCATCCCTCGGCCCCGTTTCTCACTGTCCTGCGCGAACACGACGTGGCCGTCACCGTCGGCACCGACTCCCATCACCCCGACGAGATTCCCGACCGCGCCGGCTTCCTCGCCGAGTTCGTCGCGGAGACCGGCCTCGAGCCGGTCGTCCCCGACGGACTCGAGCGGTAG
- a CDS encoding lactate utilization protein, translating into MSQQKSEYVDDAEIDATLDELPTDEAVEAAVENLEANGFEVVVADSAEEALETIQSQIPAGASVMNGHSTTLEEIGFADYLSEGDHEWESLADEIWSIDDDAKRQAARRESQTADYFLGGINAISQTGELVAADRSGSRIGAYPFAASNVVIVSGVNKIVPTLDDALERLESVAYPLENERAQEAYGVDSAIAKELIFRQELEEGRTTVVLVRDQLGY; encoded by the coding sequence ATGTCACAGCAGAAATCAGAGTACGTAGACGACGCCGAGATCGACGCGACGCTCGACGAACTCCCGACCGACGAGGCCGTCGAGGCGGCCGTCGAAAACCTCGAGGCCAACGGCTTCGAGGTCGTCGTCGCCGACTCGGCCGAGGAGGCCCTCGAAACGATCCAGTCGCAGATCCCCGCCGGTGCGTCGGTGATGAACGGCCACTCCACGACGCTCGAGGAGATCGGCTTCGCCGACTACCTGTCCGAGGGCGACCACGAGTGGGAGAGTCTGGCCGACGAAATCTGGAGCATCGACGACGACGCGAAGCGCCAAGCCGCTCGGCGAGAGTCACAGACCGCCGACTACTTCCTCGGCGGCATCAACGCGATCTCCCAGACCGGCGAACTCGTCGCCGCCGACCGCTCCGGCAGTCGGATCGGCGCGTACCCCTTCGCCGCGAGCAACGTCGTCATCGTCAGCGGCGTCAACAAGATCGTGCCGACGCTCGACGACGCGCTTGAGCGCCTCGAGTCGGTGGCCTACCCCCTCGAGAACGAACGTGCGCAGGAGGCCTACGGCGTCGATTCGGCCATCGCCAAGGAACTCATCTTCCGACAGGAACTCGAGGAGGGTCGCACGACCGTCGTGCTCGTCCGCGATCAGTTGGGGTACTAA
- the aroC gene encoding chorismate synthase, producing MNGNRFGRLFQVTTFGESHGEAMGCTISGCPAGLELSAADIQEDLDRRKPGQSMITTSRGEPDAVSIKSGIQDGYTTGTPIGLIIQNKDARSGKYEPFITAPRPSHGDFTYSAKFGTRNWGGGGRSSARETVNWVAAGAVAKKILAREGIELKAHVNQIGDIEAPDVSFDEIKEYSEENDVRCAHPETAERMQERIAEYQEEGDSIGGSIYFEAQGVPVGLGAPRFDSLSARLGQAMMSVPATTAFEFGLGTEAAEWTGKERNDDWEFDNEGNPTPVENDHGGIQGGISSGEPIYGEVTLHAPTSIPKSQQTADWETGEIKEEKVIGRHDPVLPPRGVPVVEAMLALTLVDFMLLSGRINPDRVDDQPGEYDTEYHPSSPRNE from the coding sequence ATGAACGGCAACCGCTTCGGTCGCCTCTTTCAGGTGACCACGTTCGGCGAGAGCCACGGGGAGGCGATGGGCTGTACTATTTCGGGCTGTCCCGCCGGCCTCGAGCTCTCGGCAGCGGACATTCAGGAGGATCTCGACCGGCGAAAGCCGGGCCAGTCGATGATCACGACCAGCCGCGGCGAACCCGACGCCGTCTCGATCAAGTCGGGGATTCAGGACGGCTACACGACCGGGACGCCGATCGGATTGATCATCCAGAACAAAGACGCCCGATCGGGCAAGTACGAGCCATTCATCACCGCGCCGCGACCGAGCCACGGCGACTTCACCTACTCGGCGAAGTTCGGCACGCGAAACTGGGGCGGCGGCGGCCGCTCGTCGGCCCGCGAGACGGTCAACTGGGTCGCGGCCGGCGCGGTCGCGAAGAAGATCCTCGCTCGGGAGGGGATCGAACTCAAGGCCCACGTCAATCAGATCGGCGACATCGAAGCGCCCGACGTGAGCTTCGATGAGATCAAGGAATACAGCGAGGAGAACGACGTCCGCTGTGCGCATCCCGAAACCGCCGAACGAATGCAAGAACGGATCGCGGAGTACCAGGAGGAAGGCGACTCCATCGGGGGCAGCATCTACTTCGAAGCGCAGGGCGTTCCGGTCGGCCTCGGCGCACCCCGATTCGACTCGCTGTCCGCGCGACTCGGGCAGGCGATGATGTCGGTGCCGGCGACGACGGCCTTCGAGTTCGGTCTCGGGACCGAGGCGGCGGAGTGGACCGGCAAGGAGCGCAACGACGACTGGGAGTTCGACAACGAGGGCAATCCGACGCCCGTCGAGAACGACCACGGCGGGATTCAGGGCGGCATCTCGAGCGGCGAACCGATCTACGGCGAGGTCACGCTGCACGCGCCCACCTCGATCCCCAAGTCCCAGCAGACCGCCGACTGGGAGACGGGCGAGATCAAGGAGGAGAAAGTCATCGGCCGGCACGACCCGGTCCTGCCGCCCCGCGGCGTTCCCGTGGTCGAGGCGATGCTCGCGCTCACGCTGGTCGACTTCATGCTCCTGTCGGGTCGAATCAATCCCGACCGCGTCGACGATCAGCCAGGCGAGTACGACACTGAGTACCACCCGAGCAGCCCGCGGAACGAGTAG